In Duganella zoogloeoides, a single genomic region encodes these proteins:
- a CDS encoding D-alanine--D-alanine ligase, giving the protein MSIISTEDIKALGKVGVLFGGRSAEREVSLMSGAGVLKALQSKGVDAHGFDTGERTLAELAEQQFDRVFIALHGRYGEDGSLQGALELLRIPYTGSGVMASAVAMDKITTKILWLAAGLPTPRYAVIDAASDLDAVSADLGLPLIVKPPHEGSTIGITKVELAADFKAACDIAAAIDDAVLAEEFVTGREFTVAVLGSGVDARALPIVEIVAPAGNYDYQNKYFSDDTQYICPAVLPAELTAEMQRIAVAAYRNIGCEGWGRVDVLLRERDQKPFLLEVNTSPGMTGHSLVPMAARAEGMSYEDLCVAILRTARLKMKG; this is encoded by the coding sequence ATGAGCATCATCTCTACTGAAGATATCAAGGCGCTGGGCAAGGTGGGCGTGCTGTTCGGCGGCCGTTCGGCCGAGCGCGAAGTGTCGCTGATGTCCGGCGCCGGCGTACTGAAAGCGCTGCAAAGCAAGGGCGTTGACGCCCACGGCTTCGACACCGGCGAGCGCACGCTGGCCGAACTGGCCGAGCAACAATTCGACCGCGTGTTCATCGCGCTGCACGGCCGCTACGGCGAAGACGGCAGCTTGCAGGGCGCGCTGGAACTGCTGCGCATTCCGTACACGGGCAGCGGCGTGATGGCCAGCGCCGTGGCGATGGACAAGATCACCACCAAGATCCTGTGGCTGGCCGCCGGCCTGCCCACGCCGCGCTACGCGGTGATCGACGCCGCCTCCGACCTCGATGCCGTCAGTGCCGACCTGGGCCTGCCGCTGATCGTCAAGCCGCCGCACGAAGGCTCGACCATCGGCATCACCAAGGTGGAGCTGGCAGCCGACTTCAAGGCCGCGTGCGATATCGCCGCCGCCATCGACGATGCCGTGCTGGCCGAGGAATTCGTCACCGGCCGCGAGTTCACGGTGGCGGTGCTTGGCTCTGGCGTGGATGCCCGCGCGCTGCCGATCGTGGAAATCGTCGCGCCAGCCGGCAACTACGACTACCAGAACAAGTACTTCAGCGACGACACCCAGTACATCTGCCCGGCCGTGCTGCCGGCGGAACTGACCGCCGAGATGCAGCGCATCGCGGTAGCGGCTTACCGCAACATCGGCTGCGAGGGCTGGGGCCGGGTAGACGTGCTGCTGCGCGAGCGCGACCAGAAACCGTTCCTGCTCGAGGTGAACACCTCGCCCGGCATGACCGGCCACTCGCTGGTGCCGATGGCGGCGCGGGCCGAAGGCATGAGCTACGAAGACCTGTGCGTGGCGATCCTGCGCACGGCCCGTTTGAAAATGAAGGGTTGA
- the murC gene encoding UDP-N-acetylmuramate--L-alanine ligase, with protein MKHKVQNIHFVGIGGSGMSGIAEVLLTLGYSVSGSDLGSNAVTQRLADMGAKVFQGHAADNIGAADAVVTSTAVQQDNPEVLAARARKVPIVPRAVMLGELMRLKRGIAIAGTHGKTTTTSLVASVLAQGGLDPTFVIGGRLTAAGANAKLGTGDYLVAEADESDASFLNLTPMIEVITNIDADHMDTYEHDFEKLKQAFVHFTHRLPFYGRAMLCIDDPHVRSIIPHVTKPVTTYGFHEEAEVRAINARAVGVEMHFTVLQDGYPDLDVVLNQPGMHNVQNACSAIAIAREIGIADHHTQAGLAGFGGVGRRFTRYGEVAIPTGGTFALVDDFGHHPVETEVTLAAARAAYPGRRLVLAFQPHRYSRTRDLFEDFVKVLGAPDVLVLAEVYAAGEAPIVAADGRSLAHALRARGKIEPIFVENIGDMPETIMSVVKDGDVVITMGAGAISAVPAKLTHYPKV; from the coding sequence GTGAAACATAAAGTACAGAACATACACTTCGTCGGCATCGGCGGCAGCGGCATGAGCGGCATCGCCGAAGTGCTGCTCACGCTCGGCTATTCCGTTTCCGGCTCGGACCTGGGCAGCAACGCTGTCACCCAGCGCCTGGCGGACATGGGCGCCAAAGTGTTCCAGGGTCACGCCGCCGACAATATCGGCGCGGCCGACGCTGTCGTCACCTCGACCGCTGTGCAGCAGGACAATCCGGAAGTACTGGCAGCGCGCGCGCGCAAGGTGCCGATCGTGCCGCGCGCGGTGATGCTCGGCGAATTGATGCGCTTGAAGCGCGGCATCGCGATTGCCGGCACCCACGGCAAGACCACCACCACCAGCCTGGTGGCCTCGGTGCTGGCGCAGGGCGGCCTCGATCCGACGTTTGTCATCGGCGGTCGCCTGACCGCCGCCGGCGCCAATGCCAAACTGGGCACCGGCGACTACCTGGTGGCCGAAGCCGATGAATCGGATGCATCGTTCCTGAACCTGACGCCGATGATCGAAGTGATCACCAACATCGACGCCGACCACATGGACACCTATGAGCACGATTTCGAAAAGCTCAAGCAGGCGTTCGTGCACTTCACGCACCGTCTGCCGTTCTACGGCCGCGCCATGCTGTGCATCGACGATCCGCACGTGCGCTCGATCATTCCGCACGTGACCAAGCCGGTCACCACCTACGGCTTCCACGAAGAAGCGGAAGTGCGCGCCATCAATGCCCGCGCCGTGGGCGTGGAAATGCACTTCACCGTGCTGCAGGACGGCTACCCGGACCTGGACGTGGTGCTGAACCAGCCCGGCATGCACAACGTGCAGAATGCCTGCTCGGCGATTGCGATCGCCCGCGAGATCGGCATCGCCGACCACCACACCCAAGCGGGCCTGGCCGGCTTCGGTGGCGTCGGCCGCCGCTTTACGCGCTATGGCGAGGTTGCCATCCCAACCGGTGGCACCTTTGCGCTGGTCGATGATTTCGGCCACCACCCGGTGGAAACCGAAGTCACGCTGGCTGCCGCGCGCGCCGCGTACCCGGGCCGCCGGCTGGTGCTGGCGTTCCAGCCGCACCGCTACAGCCGCACGCGCGACCTGTTCGAGGACTTCGTCAAGGTGCTGGGCGCGCCCGACGTGCTGGTGCTGGCCGAGGTGTACGCGGCCGGCGAAGCGCCGATCGTGGCTGCCGACGGCCGTTCGCTGGCGCACGCCTTGCGCGCACGTGGCAAGATCGAACCGATTTTCGTGGAAAACATCGGCGATATGCCGGAAACCATCATGAGCGTGGTGAAGGACGGCGACGTCGTCATCACCATGGGCGCCGGCGCCATCAGCGCCGTGCCGGCCAAACTGACTCATTATCCAAAGGTCTGA
- the murG gene encoding undecaprenyldiphospho-muramoylpentapeptide beta-N-acetylglucosaminyltransferase has product MKRLMIMAAGTGGHIFPGLAIAQTMRARGWEVTWLGTSAGMEQELVPKSGIAMDSIDFTGMRGKGLSHSIGGALKMVKAFIACHGFIGRRKPDVILGMGGYVTVPGGLMAKLRATPLALVNADAALLLSNKTLVPFAERVCFGFPANFGKAADKAVVTGNPVRKEILDLPAPAERFVGRSGALRILVVGGSLGAKALNDNLPAALALIPAEQRPVVTHQSGKKNIDALRASYAQAGVAANVVDFIDDMASAYAQADVVICRAGAITVSELTAAGVASVLVPLVASTTSHQRDNAQWMAKQNAAIHMPQTEMSAQSVATLLETLTRTACLTMATAAHKVGKRDANEAIAQVIEQLAAKA; this is encoded by the coding sequence ATGAAACGACTGATGATCATGGCAGCCGGCACCGGCGGCCACATTTTCCCCGGCCTGGCAATTGCGCAGACCATGCGCGCGCGCGGCTGGGAAGTAACCTGGCTCGGCACGTCCGCCGGCATGGAGCAGGAGCTCGTGCCGAAAAGCGGCATCGCGATGGACAGCATCGACTTTACCGGCATGCGCGGCAAGGGCTTGTCGCACTCGATCGGCGGCGCGCTGAAAATGGTGAAGGCCTTCATCGCGTGCCACGGCTTCATCGGCCGGCGCAAGCCCGATGTCATCCTCGGCATGGGCGGCTACGTTACTGTACCGGGGGGCTTGATGGCCAAGCTGCGTGCCACGCCGCTGGCACTGGTGAACGCCGACGCCGCGCTGCTGTTGTCGAACAAGACGCTGGTGCCGTTCGCCGAGCGCGTGTGCTTCGGCTTCCCCGCCAACTTCGGCAAGGCGGCCGACAAGGCGGTGGTGACCGGCAACCCGGTGCGCAAGGAGATCCTCGATCTGCCGGCGCCGGCCGAGCGTTTCGTGGGCCGCAGCGGCGCGCTGCGCATCCTGGTCGTTGGCGGCAGCCTGGGCGCGAAGGCGCTCAACGACAATCTGCCGGCAGCGCTGGCGCTGATCCCGGCGGAGCAGCGGCCGGTAGTCACGCACCAGTCGGGCAAGAAGAATATCGATGCGCTGCGCGCGTCGTATGCGCAAGCCGGGGTGGCGGCCAACGTGGTCGATTTCATCGACGATATGGCCAGCGCCTATGCGCAGGCCGACGTGGTGATTTGCCGTGCTGGCGCCATCACGGTGTCGGAACTGACTGCCGCCGGCGTGGCCAGCGTGCTGGTGCCGCTGGTGGCATCGACCACCAGCCACCAGCGCGACAACGCGCAGTGGATGGCGAAGCAGAACGCGGCGATTCACATGCCGCAGACGGAAATGAGCGCGCAAAGCGTGGCGACGCTGCTCGAGACGCTCACGCGCACCGCGTGTCTCACCATGGCGACGGCAGCGCACAAGGTGGGCAAGCGCGATGCGAACGAGGCGATCGCACAGGTAATCGAACAACTGGCAGCAAAAGCTTAG
- the ftsW gene encoding putative lipid II flippase FtsW, with translation MAFQMPFRFGQKSAVTPIDGRARQSKMMEYDQPLVWVTIILMLLGMVMVYSASISLPDSPRFANYVRWQNTYFLQRQAMFVVVSLVIGMFVFRTRIATLQKWAPYLFIGTLVLLVMVLIPGLGSVVNGSRRWLSLVVIKIQPSELMKVVAVLYAADYTVRKQEYMHKLTKGFLPMAAAVGFVGLLLLLEPDLGAFGVIVCITMGILFLGGINAVWFGGIGVMLVAIFGSIIALSKFRRERYFAYLNPWDENNAMNKAYQLTHSLIAFGRGEIFGVGLGGSVEKLHYLPEAHTDFLMAVIGEELGLVGVLIVISMFYWIVKRAFDIGRQAIAIDQTFAGLTAKGIGIWIGVQTFINMGVNLGLLPTKGLTLPLMSYGGTGVVINCIGLAILLRIDYENRVLMRGGRL, from the coding sequence ATGGCCTTCCAGATGCCGTTCCGCTTCGGACAGAAATCGGCGGTCACGCCGATCGATGGCCGCGCGCGGCAGTCGAAGATGATGGAGTACGACCAGCCGCTGGTCTGGGTCACCATCATCCTGATGCTGCTGGGGATGGTGATGGTGTATTCGGCGTCGATCTCGCTGCCCGATTCGCCGCGCTTTGCCAACTACGTGCGCTGGCAGAATACCTACTTCCTGCAACGCCAGGCCATGTTCGTGGTGGTGTCGCTGGTGATCGGCATGTTCGTGTTCCGCACCCGCATCGCCACCTTGCAAAAGTGGGCGCCTTACCTGTTCATCGGCACCCTGGTGCTCTTGGTCATGGTGCTGATCCCGGGCCTGGGCTCGGTGGTGAACGGCAGCCGCCGCTGGCTGTCGCTGGTCGTCATCAAGATCCAGCCGTCGGAACTGATGAAGGTCGTGGCGGTGCTGTATGCGGCCGACTACACGGTGCGCAAGCAGGAATACATGCACAAGCTGACCAAGGGTTTCCTGCCGATGGCCGCCGCCGTCGGTTTCGTCGGTTTGCTGCTGCTGCTCGAGCCCGACCTGGGCGCGTTCGGCGTGATCGTCTGCATCACCATGGGCATCCTGTTCCTGGGCGGGATCAACGCCGTATGGTTCGGCGGCATCGGCGTGATGCTGGTTGCCATTTTCGGTTCCATCATCGCGCTGTCGAAATTCCGCCGCGAGCGCTATTTCGCCTACCTCAATCCGTGGGACGAGAACAATGCGATGAACAAGGCGTACCAGCTGACGCACTCGCTGATCGCGTTCGGTCGTGGCGAAATCTTCGGCGTGGGCCTCGGCGGCAGCGTGGAAAAGCTGCACTACCTGCCCGAAGCGCACACCGACTTCCTGATGGCGGTGATCGGCGAGGAACTGGGCCTGGTGGGGGTGCTGATCGTGATTTCGATGTTCTACTGGATCGTCAAGCGGGCGTTTGACATCGGCCGCCAGGCCATTGCCATCGACCAGACCTTTGCCGGCCTGACGGCCAAGGGCATCGGCATCTGGATCGGTGTGCAGACCTTTATCAATATGGGCGTAAACCTTGGCCTGCTGCCCACCAAGGGATTGACCCTGCCGCTGATGAGCTATGGCGGCACGGGCGTGGTAATTAACTGCATCGGCCTGGCGATCCTGCTCCGGATCGACTACGAGAACCGGGTCCTGATGCGTGGTGGCAGATTATGA
- the murD gene encoding UDP-N-acetylmuramoyl-L-alanine--D-glutamate ligase, producing the protein MSYDGKNALVLGLGESGLAMALWLARSGARVRVADTRESPERLPALQAAVPGVEFVAGAFDAALLAGVDFVAVSPGLAPGRELAVIAPAAGAAGIPVWGEIELFARALESLKGERGYAPKIIAITGTNGKTTVTTLVGQLCERAGKTVRVAGNISPAALDVLREVLDNDSLPDVWVLELSSFQLETTFTLEAHAATVLNVTQDHLDWHGDMPSYAAAKHRIFAHDTVRVLNRDDATVMRMASNNGVNVSFGTDAPKHLGDFGLNNERNVLWLATAVPAEEEGEPKKRKKNDPPPPPVETTVKNLMPSDALQIRGVHNAANALAALALCRAIDLPLAPLLHGLRDYRGQPHRVELVGAINDVEYYDDSKGTNVGATVAALNGLGKAFTGADQRLVVILGGDGKGQDFGPLAEPAARYVRAALLIGRDAPLLRAALADTGIALEDCGTDLPKAVMRARDLAQTGDAVLLSPACASMDMFKNYAHRAQVFIDTVREIALDNGQEL; encoded by the coding sequence ATGAGCTACGACGGCAAAAACGCACTGGTTTTAGGCCTCGGCGAATCCGGCCTGGCGATGGCGCTGTGGCTCGCCCGCAGCGGCGCGCGCGTACGCGTGGCCGATACCCGCGAGTCGCCCGAGCGCCTGCCTGCCTTGCAAGCTGCGGTGCCAGGCGTGGAGTTCGTCGCCGGTGCGTTCGACGCGGCGCTGCTCGCTGGCGTCGATTTCGTCGCTGTCAGTCCGGGCCTGGCGCCGGGCCGCGAACTGGCCGTGATCGCTCCGGCAGCCGGTGCCGCCGGTATTCCGGTCTGGGGCGAGATCGAGTTGTTCGCCCGGGCGCTGGAGTCGTTGAAGGGTGAACGCGGTTATGCACCGAAGATCATCGCGATCACTGGCACCAATGGCAAAACGACCGTGACCACGCTGGTGGGCCAGTTGTGCGAACGCGCGGGCAAGACCGTGCGCGTGGCGGGCAATATCAGCCCGGCGGCGCTCGACGTGCTGCGCGAGGTACTCGATAACGACAGCTTGCCTGACGTGTGGGTACTGGAACTTTCCAGCTTCCAGCTCGAAACCACCTTCACCCTCGAAGCGCACGCCGCCACCGTATTGAACGTCACCCAGGACCACCTGGACTGGCACGGCGACATGCCGTCGTATGCCGCCGCCAAGCACCGCATCTTCGCCCACGACACCGTGCGCGTACTGAACCGCGACGACGCGACCGTGATGCGCATGGCCAGCAATAACGGCGTCAATGTCAGTTTCGGTACCGATGCCCCGAAACACCTGGGCGACTTTGGCCTCAACAACGAGCGCAACGTGCTGTGGCTCGCCACCGCCGTGCCGGCCGAGGAAGAGGGCGAGCCGAAGAAGCGCAAGAAGAACGATCCGCCGCCGCCACCGGTCGAGACCACGGTGAAAAACCTGATGCCGTCCGACGCGCTGCAAATTCGTGGCGTGCACAACGCCGCCAACGCGCTGGCCGCGCTGGCGCTGTGCCGCGCCATCGACCTGCCGCTCGCGCCCCTGCTGCACGGCCTGCGCGACTACCGCGGCCAGCCGCACCGGGTGGAACTGGTGGGCGCGATCAATGACGTCGAATACTACGACGACAGCAAGGGTACCAACGTGGGCGCCACCGTGGCCGCATTGAACGGCCTCGGTAAAGCCTTCACGGGCGCCGACCAGCGCCTGGTGGTGATCCTGGGCGGCGACGGCAAGGGCCAGGACTTCGGTCCACTGGCCGAACCGGCCGCTCGCTACGTGCGCGCCGCGCTGCTGATTGGCCGGGATGCGCCGCTGCTGCGCGCTGCGCTGGCGGATACCGGCATCGCGCTGGAAGACTGCGGCACCGATCTGCCCAAGGCGGTCATGCGTGCGCGCGACCTGGCGCAGACCGGCGACGCCGTGCTGCTGTCGCCCGCGTGTGCCAGCATGGACATGTTCAAGAATTACGCGCATCGCGCCCAGGTGTTCATCGACACCGTGCGCGAGATCGCCCTCGACAACGGACAGGAGCTCTGA
- the mraY gene encoding phospho-N-acetylmuramoyl-pentapeptide-transferase encodes MLLWLAQFFQDEIGPLRVFNFITFRAVAAAATALIIGLAAGPAVIRMLTSLKYGQAVRTDGPQTHLKKHGTPTMGGLLILIAIGVSTLLWCDLSNRLIWPVLVVTLGFGAIGWVDDYRKVVNQDPEGMRSAEKYFWQSLVGLAAALYLAFSVSAPNAGKVFELFFAWVQSGFQMDLPPKADLIVPFFKTISYPLGVWGFIALTYCVIVGTSNAVNFTDGLDGLAIMPTILVGAALGLFAYLTGSATYSKYLLIPHIPGAGELIIFVGALAGAGLAFLWFNTHPAQVFMGDVGALALGGALGTIAVIVRQEIVLFIMGGIFVAETVSVIMQVGWFKYTKKRYGVGRRVFLMAPLHHHFEQKGWKETQVVVRFWIITMMLVLVGLSTLKLR; translated from the coding sequence ATGCTGCTTTGGCTCGCTCAGTTTTTCCAGGACGAGATAGGCCCGCTCCGGGTCTTTAACTTCATCACCTTCCGCGCCGTTGCCGCTGCGGCCACCGCCCTGATCATCGGCCTGGCGGCCGGTCCGGCCGTGATCCGCATGCTGACGTCGCTCAAGTACGGCCAGGCCGTGCGCACCGACGGTCCGCAAACGCACCTGAAAAAACATGGTACCCCCACCATGGGCGGCCTGTTGATCCTGATCGCCATCGGCGTGTCCACGCTGCTGTGGTGCGACCTGTCCAACCGCCTGATCTGGCCGGTGCTGGTGGTTACGCTGGGCTTTGGCGCCATCGGCTGGGTCGATGACTACCGCAAGGTGGTCAACCAGGACCCGGAGGGCATGCGCTCCGCCGAAAAGTACTTCTGGCAGTCGCTGGTCGGCCTGGCCGCCGCGCTGTACCTGGCGTTCTCCGTGTCCGCGCCAAATGCCGGCAAGGTGTTCGAGCTGTTCTTCGCCTGGGTGCAGTCGGGCTTCCAGATGGACCTGCCGCCCAAGGCCGATTTGATCGTGCCGTTCTTCAAGACCATCAGCTACCCGCTGGGCGTATGGGGCTTCATCGCGCTGACGTACTGCGTCATCGTCGGCACCAGCAATGCCGTCAACTTTACCGATGGTCTCGACGGTTTGGCCATTATGCCGACCATCCTGGTCGGCGCGGCCCTGGGCCTGTTCGCCTACCTGACCGGTAGCGCCACGTATTCGAAGTACCTCTTGATTCCGCACATTCCGGGCGCGGGCGAGTTGATCATCTTCGTCGGCGCGTTGGCTGGCGCCGGTCTCGCCTTTTTGTGGTTTAACACCCATCCGGCCCAGGTGTTCATGGGCGACGTCGGTGCGCTGGCCCTGGGCGGCGCGCTGGGCACCATTGCCGTGATCGTGCGCCAGGAAATCGTGCTGTTCATCATGGGCGGCATTTTCGTGGCGGAGACGGTGTCGGTGATCATGCAGGTGGGCTGGTTCAAGTACACCAAGAAGCGTTACGGCGTGGGCCGCCGCGTGTTCCTGATGGCGCCGCTGCACCACCATTTCGAACAAAAAGGCTGGAAAGAGACCCAGGTCGTCGTGCGTTTCTGGATTATCACGATGATGCTGGTGTTGGTTGGTTTGTCTACCTTGAAGCTGCGATGA
- a CDS encoding UDP-N-acetylmuramoyl-tripeptide--D-alanyl-D-alanine ligase, translated as MRAALAQVLPSLTGAAFIGDGALEFNGVSTDSRSVAARALFVALRGEVFDAHAFLHDVVAKGVAAVVVEEVPDGLSVPAIVVPNTLVALGQLANWWRGQFAVPVIGVTGSNGKTTVKEMIATILAAAHGEAGRLATRGNLNNEIGVPLTLFRMDAEQQSAVIEMGMNHPGEIARLAAIAAPTIAMVNNAQREHQEFMHTVEAVARENGAVLAALPADGVAVYPHDDEYTPVWDELAAGRRVLRFGLSKAAEVSCTFRANDSGTTFGNEMFVTIRASNSKGEEQFFVNLQAAGEHNVRNALAAVACTYAAGIALEHIKLGLDTFAPVSGRLQRKAAVNGATVIDDTYNANPDSVRAAIDVLAKAAAPRVLVLGDMGEVGTQGREFHQEIGAYAQSKGIEQVLVTGELAAHMRGDVIRHFEQFDALLSAVDAAVTSNATVLIKGSRFMKMERVVQHLIGLQQAIKGSH; from the coding sequence ATGCGCGCTGCACTCGCACAGGTCCTGCCTTCGCTTACCGGCGCTGCGTTCATCGGCGACGGCGCGCTTGAATTCAATGGCGTCTCCACCGACAGCCGCAGCGTGGCCGCCCGCGCCCTGTTCGTCGCCCTGCGCGGCGAGGTGTTCGACGCCCACGCGTTTTTGCACGATGTCGTCGCGAAGGGCGTCGCTGCCGTGGTGGTGGAAGAAGTGCCAGATGGTTTGAGCGTGCCGGCCATCGTCGTGCCGAACACGCTCGTCGCCCTGGGCCAGCTGGCCAACTGGTGGCGCGGCCAGTTCGCGGTACCGGTGATCGGCGTGACCGGCAGCAACGGCAAGACCACGGTCAAGGAAATGATCGCCACCATCCTGGCCGCCGCCCACGGCGAGGCAGGTCGGCTGGCCACGCGCGGCAACCTGAATAACGAAATCGGCGTGCCACTGACCTTGTTCCGCATGGATGCGGAGCAGCAGTCGGCCGTGATCGAGATGGGCATGAACCATCCGGGCGAAATCGCGCGCCTGGCCGCGATTGCCGCACCGACCATTGCCATGGTCAACAACGCCCAGCGCGAACACCAGGAATTCATGCACACGGTGGAAGCGGTAGCGCGCGAAAACGGCGCCGTGCTGGCGGCCTTGCCGGCCGATGGCGTGGCTGTCTATCCGCACGACGACGAGTACACGCCGGTATGGGACGAACTGGCCGCCGGCCGCCGCGTGCTGCGCTTCGGCTTGAGCAAGGCCGCCGAGGTGTCGTGCACCTTCCGTGCCAACGACTCAGGTACCACATTCGGCAACGAGATGTTCGTCACCATCCGCGCAAGCAACAGCAAGGGCGAAGAACAGTTCTTCGTCAACTTGCAGGCGGCCGGCGAACATAATGTGCGCAATGCCCTGGCAGCGGTAGCGTGTACGTACGCGGCCGGCATCGCGCTGGAACACATCAAGCTGGGACTTGACACCTTTGCACCGGTCAGCGGCCGCCTGCAACGCAAGGCCGCCGTCAACGGCGCCACCGTCATCGACGACACCTACAACGCCAACCCGGATTCGGTGCGCGCCGCCATCGACGTGCTGGCGAAAGCCGCTGCGCCGCGCGTGCTGGTGCTGGGCGACATGGGCGAAGTGGGCACGCAGGGCCGCGAGTTCCACCAAGAGATCGGCGCTTACGCGCAGAGCAAGGGCATCGAACAGGTGCTCGTTACCGGCGAACTGGCCGCCCACATGCGTGGGGACGTCATTCGTCATTTTGAACAATTCGACGCCTTGCTGTCCGCAGTGGATGCGGCAGTCACGTCGAACGCAACCGTATTGATCAAGGGCTCCCGCTTCATGAAAATGGAACGGGTCGTGCAGCATTTGATTGGATTGCAACAAGCTATTAAAGGAAGTCACTAA
- a CDS encoding UDP-N-acetylmuramoyl-L-alanyl-D-glutamate--2,6-diaminopimelate ligase yields the protein MTTLNFDPLAGIPAIADAIRKLAPGARLTSDSRRVEPGDVFFAFAEGRAFIDSAVANGAALVVFDAAGGALPDSASVASIGVADLKQHAGPIAHAYYAQPDSAMFTVGVTGTNGKTSSAVWLGQALARSGELAAVVGTLGVGVFRARGEVDYDVTGYTTPDAVLLARTLAGLREQGAKSLAIEVSSIGLDQHRVAGMHFDVAVFTNLTRDHLDYHGDMAAYEAAKVKLFDWPGLKTAVVNLDDPAGLRLIAHLKARPALAGTIPLIGYTLQDQAAQPDIDDVLVLRASQLRTGRAGGTEFHLDCPLGVALVKTQLVGAFNISNALGVMGALLARGTGLRGAIEAVEALVPAPGRMQQVGGQDAPLIVIDYAHTPDALEKTLAALRAVATDRNGQLWCVFGCGGDRDPGKRPQMGKIAQAADQVIVTSDNPRSEDPHAIIEQIVAGMDLNNPASRVQTQDDRAGAILSAIKHAAKADVILLAGKGHEPYQEIKGKKLPFSDTDHAQLALSARLTMMRTH from the coding sequence GTGACGACTTTAAACTTCGACCCGTTGGCCGGAATACCCGCCATCGCCGACGCGATCCGCAAGCTGGCGCCTGGCGCCCGCCTGACCTCGGACTCGCGCCGCGTGGAACCGGGCGACGTGTTTTTCGCTTTTGCCGAAGGCCGCGCCTTTATCGACAGCGCGGTGGCCAACGGCGCCGCGCTGGTGGTGTTCGACGCCGCTGGCGGTGCTCTGCCCGACAGCGCCAGTGTCGCCAGCATCGGCGTGGCCGATCTCAAACAACACGCGGGCCCGATCGCCCACGCCTACTACGCACAGCCTGACAGCGCCATGTTTACGGTTGGCGTGACCGGCACCAACGGCAAGACTTCGAGCGCCGTCTGGCTGGGGCAGGCCCTGGCGCGCAGTGGCGAACTCGCTGCCGTGGTCGGCACGCTGGGCGTGGGCGTATTCCGCGCCCGCGGCGAAGTCGATTACGACGTTACCGGCTACACCACGCCCGACGCCGTGCTGCTGGCGCGCACCCTGGCCGGCCTGCGCGAGCAGGGCGCCAAATCGCTGGCCATCGAAGTGTCGTCGATCGGCCTCGATCAGCACCGCGTGGCCGGCATGCATTTCGATGTGGCCGTGTTTACCAACCTCACCCGCGACCACCTCGACTACCACGGCGACATGGCCGCGTATGAAGCGGCCAAGGTCAAACTGTTCGACTGGCCGGGCCTGAAAACCGCCGTGGTCAATCTCGACGATCCGGCCGGCCTGCGCCTGATCGCCCACCTGAAAGCCAGGCCGGCCCTGGCCGGCACCATCCCGCTGATCGGCTACACGCTGCAGGACCAAGCCGCGCAACCCGATATCGACGACGTGCTGGTGCTGCGCGCCAGCCAGTTGCGCACCGGCCGCGCGGGCGGCACCGAGTTCCACCTCGACTGTCCGCTGGGCGTGGCGCTGGTAAAAACCCAACTGGTGGGCGCCTTCAATATCAGCAATGCGCTGGGCGTGATGGGCGCGCTACTGGCCAGGGGCACCGGCCTGCGCGGCGCCATCGAGGCGGTGGAAGCCCTGGTCCCGGCGCCGGGCCGCATGCAGCAGGTGGGCGGCCAGGATGCGCCGCTGATCGTGATCGACTACGCCCATACGCCGGACGCGCTGGAAAAAACCCTGGCCGCGCTGCGCGCTGTCGCCACCGATCGCAACGGTCAGCTGTGGTGCGTGTTCGGCTGCGGCGGCGACCGCGATCCGGGCAAGCGGCCGCAAATGGGCAAGATTGCCCAGGCGGCCGACCAGGTGATCGTCACTAGCGACAATCCGCGCAGCGAAGATCCGCACGCCATCATCGAGCAAATCGTCGCCGGCATGGACCTGAACAACCCGGCTTCGCGCGTGCAAACCCAGGACGACCGCGCCGGCGCCATCTTGTCGGCGATCAAGCACGCGGCCAAGGCCGACGTGATCCTGCTGGCGGGCAAGGGCCATGAGCCGTACCAGGAAATCAAGGGCAAGAAGCTGCCGTTCTCGGACACCGACCACGCCCAGCTGGCGCTGTCGGCGCGCCTGACCATGATGAGGACCCATTGA